A single Taeniopygia guttata chromosome 30, bTaeGut7.mat, whole genome shotgun sequence DNA region contains:
- the LOC140680986 gene encoding uncharacterized protein: MAALLLLGGLLGGLPGGVPQIWGVPEGSETPPDLEEEVSIVRGSDPTPPHCFTRTLQELLCFWEREHFRLQFRLEQDPWQDCPLSVTPRPGGGSRFWCSLPAAATVTFVPLELRLVPETPPQITGTPPQITGTPPQIGGTTERPPKTTGRPPETNGTTPKTTEGPPKTTERPPKTAGTTPKISESHPGTTKDDETTETPPKILGTTPGTTERPPKTTGTTETPPKILGTTPGTTERPPKTTGTTETPPKILGTTPGTTERPPKTTGTTETPPKISGTPPGTTKTTESPPKTSGTTETPPGTTETPPKTSRTPPKISGTTETTGTPPKTSKTTPKSFCAEFGVFGLRSLRGFFGVPP, translated from the exons gggggctcccggggggggtcccccaaatttggggggtccccgaaGGCTCCGAGACCCCCCCGGACCTGGAGGAGGAAG TGTCCATCGTGCGTGGGTCAGACCCGACCCCCCCCCACTGCTTCACTCGgaccctgcaggagctgctctgcttctgGGAGAGGGAGCACTTCCGGCTGCAGTTCCGCCTCGA GCAGGACCCGTGGCAGGactgtcccctcagtgtcaccccccgcccggggggggggtcccgtttCTGGTGTTCCCTCCCGGCCGCCGCCACCGTCACCTTCGTGCCCCTCGAGCTGCGCCTGGTGCcagagacccccccccaaataacggggacccccccccaaataacggggacccccccccaaattggGGGCACCACCGAGAGACCCCCGAAAACCACCGGGAGACCCCCGGAAACCAACGggaccaccccaaaaaccaccgagggacccccaaaaaccaccgagagacccccaaaaaccgccgggaccaccccaaaaatctccgAGAGCCACCCCGGGACCACCAAGGATGACGAGACCAccgagaccccccccaaaatcttggGGACCACCCCTGGGACCACcgagagacccccaaaaaccactgGGACcactgagaccccccccaaaatattGGGGACCACCCCCGGGACCACcgagagacccccaaaaaccactgGGACcactgagaccccccccaaaatattGGGGACCACCCCCGGGACCACcgagagacccccaaaaaccactgGGACCAccgagaccccccccaaaatctcgGGGACCCCCCCTGGGACCACCAAGACCACCgagagccccccaaaaacctctGGGACCACCGAAACCCCCCCCGGGACCACTGAgacacccccaaaaacctccaggaccccccccaaaatttccggGACCACTGAgaccaccgggaccccccccaaaacctccaagaCCACCCCAAAATC